CCTGGCTGGTGCAGCTGCCAATCTGATGCCAGACAGACACCCAAAGGTGTGGAAGGGTATTGCATCTCTTGGCAAGTTCACAGTCTGTCCGGTTCCTGccattccctcctcctcctgagaGCAGCACGTTGCATATGAAAAACGTCCCATCCAGGATGCAATGTAAACAAAGCAGAAGGAAGGTCCAGCCACGGGGCTGAGCAGGGATGTCCAGGTAGGCTCCTGCCTTATACCTGGGAGCAAGCGGAAGGCAGGGAAACAGGTTACCCTGGGCACGCGCACTCCCTCCaggccctccctgggcctccctggGAGGAGGCGATGGGGCAGGCAGAGGCTAAGGGCAGGTAGGGCAGTCCTCCCCAGGCTTCGGCCcaacacacacaggggcctgggAGCTTGTGCTCATGAGGTCAATGGAGGAAGCCAGTGGGAAGGGGCAGGAAGGGCACAAGGGGTGAGGGGCCCCCTCACCCATCAGAGGCTGGCAAGCAATGCCGTGGCTGCCCATACAGCAGGAAAGGACCAGACCAGGCTTGCCGCCATGGTTCCTGTTTCACACCCTTAGTGGCAATGAGGCCAGCAGGGACCCAAGAGTCCACTGAACTTGGCCTGCCAAGGCAGGGTTCCGATCTACCCTTCAGGAATGGCCCATGGGTCAAGAGTGACCAGGCCACTTTCCCACCCACAAAAGGCAGAAGGGAAGGCGAGCCCAGCACTCACCTCCGTGGCAATGACACATTCGTTCCTCTCCTCTGATATCAAACACACAGACTGGTACATGGAGTCCCTGGGGGAGCATATCGCTGATATCCGACACTCTGGCTTTTCACTGAGGGAACACAAGACAGGCGTGTAAGGGAGGGACGGGGAGAGGCTCAGGGGGAGGGAGGACCCTGGAGAGCCAAAGGGCACCTGCAGGGTGGTTCTTGGGGAAGACACAGGAGCTGGACGTGCCCAATGCTGGGCTGCTATGGGGGGGCACTTAGGAAAAGGTCCCTAAGAGAGCCACAGGCCTCCCAACCTCACCAGAAGGGTCTGAGCCCTGCAAAAAGCCAGTGCTGCCACTAGAGGCAAGCCACACTGTGGAAAGACGGAAGTCACAAGAGACACCCTAGGGACACTTGACATgtgtgaatgaacaaatgaatgaatgggaggGAAGGACAAAGGACCCCTGACAGAAATCCTACTGCAGGATCTTCCTGTCAGTAACAATCTCTCAGCTGCTTAACTGCTTCCCACCTGGTCTAGGAGGAGCCCAGGCAGAACCATGTCGGGGCCAGTGGCCAGGCCCTGGGCTTCTGGGTGCCACTCACCTGTGTAACCGCAGTGGCGCCTTCTCCCCTAAGCTCTTGTCACTGTGGGGAAACTTTCCTGGCATGGTCCCCCGCCCCAGGGGCCCCGGGGCCAGATTATAGTCCAATGTGTGGTTTTGCTGTTTGCCACAGTTGGACTTGTCCAGGCCACAGTCCACTTCCAGCTCCTTCTTCTGGTTTGTGTTTTTAAGCTGGGCGGCAGGAATCAGGTTGTCCTTCTGGAAGTCCGACAAGTTGTTCATGGCCTCCCTGCTGCCGTCGTCTGGCCGTCGAAGCCGTAGCTGCCGCACAgccactgccaccatgcccagcagtacCAGCAGCACTGCCAGCCCCACGCCCAGCGAGACGGCCACCCAGGGGAAGCTGGGCGGCAAGCCCACGGGGAACTCGCAGCGGCTGCCCACAAAGCCATAAGGGCAGTTGCACACGAAGGTGTCTGTGGAGAGGTCAGTGTAGCAGGTGGCCCTGTTGAAGCAGGGGCTCGAGGCACAGGCATCGATGGATGTTCGCACCTCACAGCGCCGGCCAGAGAAGCCGGCAGGGCAGGTGCACATGAGCCCATTCTCCAGGTCATGGCAAGTGCCACCGTGGGCGCAAGGGTTACGGGCACAGTCGCTGACGTGGCGTTCACAGTAGGTGCCCGTGAATCCAGGACGGCAGCGGCACATGCGGCTTGGACCTCGGTTCAGGCACTGTCCCCCTGTGAGGACGCACGAGACACAAGTCAGTGATAGCCTGGGAGCCCCCTGGGGCAGGGTGTGGGAGCCCCATTCCAGGAACACGCTTGGGCCCTTCTACCTCCACGTGCAGAGCCCATTACAAAGAGAACTGCACAGTCAGGAGACCTGGAGTTTAGCATGACCCTGATTCTCTCGGCCTCAGTGGGCTCATgtataaaaatgactaaaaaaaaTCTTCCGGAACTTTAACGTAGAATCAGACTGATAGGCTTGAGTTTGGACCTCAGCTGTCACTCTCTGGCCTGAGATCTGGCACTTGCTGCTTAACCGtgtctctaagcctcagtttccccatttgttaGACTGGAGTAGAATGCTAGCCCCTTCATGGGATAGCTAGGAAGGTACATGAAGGCAAGAGCCCATGTTTGGTATATAGTTAATGCTCGGATAAGTACGATCATGATTGTTTTACTTCATCTTCACAACCACATGAAGGACAGAGGACAGGTATTATAGTTTCCCATTCAGTGATGAAGAAACGGCAGTGCCAGAGGCCTCAGTGAGAGAGCAGACTCCCTCTCAGCCCTTCCCAcccctctccagctcctgagcgctgcctgtctgcctgcctcACAGAGGGTCACCTGGGAGCCAGGTAGACAAGGATTACCAACAGGCTTTGTGCCTCAAAAGGTGCGAACATTCAAGATGCTTCATGCTACCTCATGCTCTACCTGGGCACAGGGCAAGATGAGGCCTCCAGGAGCAGGGCTCTGACTGAATCACTGCCTCCTTTGAGGAGAAACACGAAGCCTCCCACATCCCTCTCTCCAGCTTAGGACTTCCTGGGGAGGGTcagaggccaccccagccaggaCAGGGTTCTGACATGGGAATAGGAATGGAAGCTATGCAGGGTGCACACCACCCTTGCTCCTAAGGCCTGCGTGCTACTAACCATCTCCGCTTCCACAGCCCCCCAGCTGATCAAGCGAGCTCTTCGCCCTCCAGAGCAGATGGGGGGCCACAGTGGCAGACAATGCCTCGCTCCTCTCCTGACCCTCCCTCACCAGAAGTCTCTCTCAGCCCCAGGGCCAGTCCACCAGGTTAGCAGGGCAGCAGGACGCACCGTTGGCACACGGGTTGCTGGTGCACCTGTCCACTTTCTTCTCGCAGTTGGAGCCGGTGAAGTTGGGGGGACATTCACAAGCATAGCTGGCCCCCTGGTTGCGCTCCCGGCAGGAGCCCCCATTGAAGCAGGGGGAGTCTGCGCAGCTCAAGGTGCTGTGTTCACAATGCAGGCCATAGTAGCCCGGAGGACACAGGCAGTGGTAGCCATCCTCCTGGTCCTGGAGAGAGACCATAAAAGGGCCAAAGTCAGACCCTGGGGGGGCAGGGATGCATGACTGAAGGCTGGGCTCCACCTGCCCACAATGCCTGTCCATGGCTGTACATCCACTGGCTGCCTAGGTTAGGGATGCCCAGACACCACCTGATACCTCTGTCTTCCTACGCTGGTCTGGGCCTCACCTTACAGCTGCCTCCATTGCGACAGGGGTTGCTGTCACACTCGCTGAGCTCCAGCTCACAGTCCACACCAGTGTAACCTGGGCGACAGGTGCAGGTGTAGCTTCGCTGCCCACTGTTGGAGCACGTTGCCCCATTCTTGCATGGGGAGTGGTGGGTGCAGTAGTTGAGATCTGCAGAAACAGGAACCAAGGAGCTGAGCAGGGCCAGGGAATGCATTCACCTCCAGGCTCCTTGCAGTCCATGTTTGCCCTCATGTTTGGCTCAAAGACACCTCAACTCAAAGTCTCCCAGGCCCAAACATCCTTCCTCCCCCACCAATAaaatctatctttctttctttctttctttcttctttctcttttttttctttttttttttttgagacggagttttttgctctgtcgcccaggctggagtgcagtggcgcagtctcggctcactgcaagccccgcctcccgggttcacgccattctcctgcctcagcttctccgagtagctgggactacaggtgcccgccaccacgcccggctaattttttttttttttttttttttttttgtatttttagtagaggtggggtttcaccggggtctcgatctcctgacttcgtgatccgcctgcctcggccgcccaaagtgctgcgattacaagcgtgagccaccgcacccggcctctctttcttttttttctttctctctctctctctccctccctccctccctctctctctctctttttttttttttttaacagtctcgctctgtcacccaggctggagtgcagtgatgtgatataggctcactacaaccttcgccttctgggttcaagtgattctcatgcctcagccttctaagtagctgggattacaggcatgcgccactgtgcctgattaatatttgtatttttatagggGTTTCACCAggatgaccaggctggtctcgaactcctgacttcaagtgacccacccaccttggcctcccaaagtgctgggattacaggccatcgcgcccggcctaaaatcatgtttcttttttttttttttcgagacggagtcttgctctgtcgcccaggctggagtgcagtgtcatgacctcggctcactgcaagctccgcctcccgggttcacgccattctcctgcctcagcctcccgagtagctgggactacaggcgcccgccaccacgcccggctaacttgtatttttaatagagacggggtttcactgtgttagccagaatgaaAATCATGTTTCTTAAAGCACCTTGAATCACATATGACCAGTGCAGTCAACCAAAAGTGAAACAACACAACTGGAACTGGAAGACGTCCTGCCAGGGAAACTCACAAACTGCCAACCCAAGTAGGATGAAGATAAGGAAGAAGAGCGGAGGGCAAGGCCACATGTCGGGGAGGAAGTCAgaaaaggcttcatggaggaggggCAGCTGAGATAAGCCTGGAAGGAGGGATAAAATTTCAACAGGTAGAAGTGGTAGAGGAGAGATGAGAGCCACCATAGGCAGTAATcaggcattttttaaaggaagaggtGTTACAagggtattttgaaatataagtatttgtttttttatttgggaTGGACAGGGAGGGAGAACCAGACAGGGTAAATATATGGCCTGCAAGTGCTGTGTTTGCATATGATGAGTATATGACTGTGTCACCTGGGAGCAAATATGGTGGAGAGGGAAGAGAATGAGCAGGAACCAGGTGTGTGAGTGTTGGGGCGGGGATGGTAGTAAacggacagacacacacacacacacacacacacacacacacacgcaacacAGGGACTGAATCCTAAGCTCCTTGTTGACAGCAAGTCAGGGCCTAGGCAATTTATTTCCATCCTGGCAAGCCCTCCGCCCACCCTACCCAGGCCTGCGCTGGTGTCTCTGGGCAGCAGGTGCACCCATTTGATCCTGAAAAtgggaggcacaggctgcagcTGGCTAGCAGGATGCAAGAAAAAAGGCTTCCTCCTCCCCCAAGGTTAGGACTGAAAGGCCCCTGTATAGCCAGAGAGTGACTACCTCTAAACACTAGGTAGAGACCGCATGGGTTCAGGCAGGTGGTAACTAGGTAAGAGCAGGGGAGGCCGTTTGTGCCCACACCGAAAAGTCAGTTAGATGCCACTCCGCCCAGAGGCCCAGCTCACCCACAGCCTCAGGTGGCTGGTGGGCACACCCCACCAGACAGCTGTTTCGGGGAGAGCTGCTCAAACAGCCCTGGAAGGTAAGCAAACACTCAGGGGGTTAATAGGTAACTACGGGGTAGAAAGAGGAACTGAGCCTGCCATCCCTCTCTCTTTGGCCTTGCTAGGATTTATGAGTGCAACCTCCAGGCTGCCGACCTTGTCACCCTCCTGGGTTCTTCAGCCACCCTGGCTCCACCATCCCCTGCCTCCGCACCTGGAGAAGGACCCACTGCCTCATTCTGGGCCAGTTGTAAAGATCCTTAAAAGACCCAAGATCCTTGGAAGATCATGGGAAAGCCAAGTCTGCAGTCACCAAGTAAGAAGGATCCAGGTGACAAATCGGATTTCCACCCCTCAGCCCCATCTCTCCCGCACCCTCTGCATCCTCTCTTCACCCTGACTCACCTTGGTCACAAaacaggcctccccagccctcatCACAAGTACATTGCCAGGGAGTGCTGCAGGTGCCGTGGCGACAGCCATTGTGGGGGATGCATTCGTTACACAGCCGGCCCTGCCAGCCTGGGCGGCAGCTGGGGAACAAGAAAGAGGCAGAGTGAGGTGAGAGGCCTTGGCCAAGGGAGGGCTCCCACTCACCACTTCCTGTCCCCTACTCACAGGCACTCTGCTGGCTTGCTGCAGTAGCCATTCTGTTCATGACAGCCCGAAAGACAGATAGCTAAGGGAAGAACACAGAGCTGGGTGAGGCTGGGATACCAAGGACTCTTAAGCCCCATTCTCACCTGCTGGCCCTGGGGGTCCCCTAGCTCTCCCGGGCCCACTTCCtactcctggcctcccagaggAGCCCTGAGTGTCTTAAAGCGAAATGATGGCACAGGGAAGGAGAAGCCAAGCTAGATGGAATGTCATGATGGGGTTCTTGTGGGCTTTGGCATGATGGGAGGAGCactgggaagagagaggaggtcTGAGGCCAAGCCCACCCTCAGCATCCCTGAGGCTCAGCTAGTAGGAGGCCCAGACCCGCTCTTCAAGGGAGGCAAGCTGTGACCAAGAAGCTCCACTGTGTTTGCTCAGGGGACCCTCCCCTTACACACAGGTGGGAGCTTGACTGCTTACGCTGTTGGCAGTATTCCCCAGTCCAACCGGGCAGGCAGGACAAGTTGCCATCTGGCTGGCACACATAGTGGCCGAAGTGGTCATTGCGCTTCTTGCACAGGCGGGAGCAGTTGTCTCCATAGTAGTTGTCACTGCAGATGACCCGGTAAGAGTAGCGCAGCCTTGTGAGGGTGCTGGTTTGCTCATCCAATAACCAGTTCTGACCCACAGCTAGAGAGCCCTGGATAGCGATCTTGCTGATGAGTGCATCTGGTGGCAAAGCCTCTGAGGGGGCAGAGGGTCGGGTCAGGGAAGGGTCGCCAGTCCCCAAGGGTGCCAGTGACTGCTGGCCAATGTCCTTCTTGGCTGTGATGATGGTGATCAGCCAACAAATCAGCCCAGTTATCCAAATGACCCCCACCTGCCAGCAAGAACAGGCCAGAGGGACCCAAAGCCCCGCTACGTAGCTGccctatgtgtgtgcatgtacaggGGTCCTGATAGTATTCAAAAAGGGGACAATAGAAGGATGTTAAGATATCCCAGGGTCTTGGAGGCAGAtagggaggggaaagaggaaaagaggtcaaaatgcaaaaaagagaaaaagaaagaaaagctcccCAGGCTAGAGAGGACCCTGGGAGCAGGGGGTCCTTTGGTGCCCATTCAGGGGTTCTGCCTCCAGAGGTGggtaatggttttcttttttccttttcaaagtgAGAATTGTTGTGCTGCTGAAATATCCTTTTCCTCTGTGTCAGAACAACATCCCAAAGCCATTATTCCCTTTCCAAAGGAGCGGAATTCGCGAAAGGTGTAAAATACAGGAAGGGGCCCGTCAGCGGCGCTGGCAGCTTCAGCCTTTCTCACCGCCGTACTCCCCGCGTTCCCACGCCAAAAATAACCCGCAGGAAACGCAATTGTGCTCTGAGTCCAGGCAGCGAGCGGAATCCGAGCGTCCAGCGCGGGGCGCAGCTCCAGGCCAAGCTAAGcgtcctgcctcccacccccaagcCCGCACTTCCCCCGCCTAGAACAGATTAACTCTTTCGGCGCTGCGCCGTGTCGCCCCCCTGTGGTGGCGGAGCGAGCTACTCACCTGGCCGCAGGTCGTCTCCTGGCGCGTGCCAAGCTTCGATGATGAGTGAGAAAGTACCCTGGTTAAGGGGGTGGGGGGACGGAGAGATGGCAAGATGAGCAAGCGGGGAGAGGTGAGGGTGCCTTGCAGCAGCCTGTTTAATTAATCTAATTGCAGGATTCAGTTACTGCGCCCGGGTCAACATAACGGGGCTGCGCACAGTGTAGCGCTTGAGCAGGGAAGGCGAGAGGAGAACCCCTGGTAGAGGGAGGGTTGAGGGACGGGAGAGTGTAAGGGAGAGCCACCGGAGGAGGGGGTGGTAGGGTATCGCACCCGAGTGGTAGGTAATGAAAATCGTGTCCCAAGAGCTGGGGACGGGAGGACATAAACTGGGAAGACGGAGACTGGTGAGAGCCTTTTCTGGGATCAGTCTCAGGAGAGAGTCGGGAAGAAAGAGCCAGGAGAGAATGCATCCTGGgctttttgggggtgggggtgtgtgtgcaaGGAAATCTGGGGAGGGGGCTTTGGTCCCAGGGCGCCTCCTCTCTCGGCTTCTGCGACCTCCCAGTGCGCCCAGGCTGTGCTCACCGGCCAGGTGAAATTGAAGGGCAGTTGGAGAGGGTTGCGCCCCCCACCGCTACTGTCGTCCCGGACAGCGAAGGAGTTGGTGCCCAATACCGGCGTGGAGACGCTCCCGAAGGTGCAGGGTCCGGGCGAGACGACCGCCTGGAAGTGCTTAAGGCAGACGCGGAAGAAAGTCCGGCAGCCGGGCTCGCAAGGCCGCCCACTGGCCAGTACGCCGCGCTCGTTGATGAActcctgcagctgcagctggaAGACGCCGGAGCCGGCCGCGCGCTATTGCACAGGGAccgagggaaggagggaggggaccGGTCAGCTCAGCTGGTGCCCGGGGCTCAGGCCCAGAGCGCGGCAGAGGGGACGGAGAGGGCGCGGGACGTGTTACCTGCTGCCAAAGTGCCACCAGCAGCAGTAGCGCCCAGCCAGAGGCGCTCCGGGACACTGCCGCCATCCCCTAGGGCGTCGCTCTCTCCACCCGCGGGCCCTCAATCTGGCTCTGTTCGCGACGCCGCTTTCCCGCGCGTCCGCCAGCCGGCGGGGTCCCTGAGAAGAGGCGCTCCTCTCGGGACGCTGCTCCCCCTTGGCCTTCTCGCTAGCTCCGCTACAGCGCCGCGGTAGGTAATCCAGGTGACTACAGCTGGGCGGCGACCGCGCCGAGGACGCGTCTTCTGTCTAATCCTGGGGCTGCAAGCGGGCTAGTGCCAGTGTACGCTGTACCAAGGCGGCTGGGGCTGCGGCTCTTGGCCTCGTGTTCCCGGCCTACGCGCAGCGCCGCTACTGAAACCTGCGCGCTGGGAGCCTTCCTTATATATATTGGCTCCTCTCCTCGCCGCCTGTCACTCAGACTCATGgtcattctcccctcccctcccggcCTCTAGCTGCTACAGTCCCAGCGCCGCCCGGAGGGGGCCTCCGCCCCCGCCGCTCCCCCCTCCCCGTCAGCCAGTCGGGAGCAGGTCCCCGCCCCTCCGTGCCGCTCCCAACCTCTAGGTCTCCCAGCTCTGCGCGTGCCGAGGTGACCAGTCCTCCGTGATGGCGGGGTTAAAGGCTGAGACCTTGGCCGCCGGAGGATAGAGGGGTTGCCCGGTAATGGGGCAGGAGGTGAGTGGGTGGTTCAGGGATGGTCTTGGGGGCGGAGACACTAGGTAGTCCCT
This window of the Nomascus leucogenys isolate Asia chromosome 6, Asia_NLE_v1, whole genome shotgun sequence genome carries:
- the DLL4 gene encoding delta-like protein 4; its protein translation is MAAVSRSASGWALLLLVALWQQRAAGSGVFQLQLQEFINERGVLASGRPCEPGCRTFFRVCLKHFQAVVSPGPCTFGSVSTPVLGTNSFAVRDDSSGGGRNPLQLPFNFTWPGTFSLIIEAWHAPGDDLRPEALPPDALISKIAIQGSLAVGQNWLLDEQTSTLTRLRYSYRVICSDNYYGDNCSRLCKKRNDHFGHYVCQPDGNLSCLPGWTGEYCQQPICLSGCHEQNGYCSKPAECLCRPGWQGRLCNECIPHNGCRHGTCSTPWQCTCDEGWGGLFCDQDLNYCTHHSPCKNGATCSNSGQRSYTCTCRPGYTGVDCELELSECDSNPCRNGGSCKDQEDGYHCLCPPGYYGLHCEHSTLSCADSPCFNGGSCRERNQGASYACECPPNFTGSNCEKKVDRCTSNPCANGGQCLNRGPSRMCRCRPGFTGTYCERHVSDCARNPCAHGGTCHDLENGLMCTCPAGFSGRRCEVRTSIDACASSPCFNRATCYTDLSTDTFVCNCPYGFVGSRCEFPVGLPPSFPWVAVSLGVGLAVLLVLLGMVAVAVRQLRLRRPDDGSREAMNNLSDFQKDNLIPAAQLKNTNQKKELEVDCGLDKSNCGKQQNHTLDYNLAPGPLGRGTMPGKFPHSDKSLGEKAPLRLHSEKPECRISAICSPRDSMYQSVCLISEERNECVIATEV